A DNA window from Brachionichthys hirsutus isolate HB-005 chromosome 10, CSIRO-AGI_Bhir_v1, whole genome shotgun sequence contains the following coding sequences:
- the unc119a2 gene encoding protein unc-119 homolog B, whose product MSYSCTSRGNSQDSSSAKKPAGDNPGTDAGGTDGSPEEAMRVKKGCDPPDAGGVPTTAGGDLPGSAAITPEDVLGLQRITENYLCSPDENIYNIDFTRFKIRDMETATVLFEITKPPSTDKTGEKRDVDPNAGRFVRYQFTPAFLRLRQVGATVEFTVGNLPIENFRMIERHYFREKLLKSFDFEFGFCMPSSKNTCEHIYEFPPLSEDSVREMILHPYETQSDSFYFVDNKLVMHNKADYSYNGGT is encoded by the exons atgAGCTATTCCTGTACCAGTAGAGGCAACAGCCAGGACTCATCAAGCGCTAAGAAGCCTGCAGGTGATAATCCGGGCACAGACGCGGGGGGCACAGACGGCAGCCCGGAGGAAGCGATGAGAGTGAAGAAAGGCTGCGACCCGCCGGACGCGGGGGGGGTCCCGACCACCGCGGGGGGGGACCTGCCCGGCAGCGCGGCGATCACTCCGGAGGATGTTCTCGGCTTGCAGAGGATCACGGAGA ATTATCTGTGCAGCCCAGatgagaacatttacaacattgaCTTCACCAGGTTCAAGATTAGAGACATGGAGACGGCCACGGTGTTGTTTGAAATCACCAAGCCTCCGTCCACTG ATAAAACAGGAGAAAAAAGAGATGTCGACCCAAATGCCGGCCGCTTCGTCCGCTACCAGTTCACCCCTGCTTTTCTCAGACTGCGACAAGTTGGAGCCAC AGTTGAGTTCACGGTGGGAAACCTGCCTATAGAAAACTTCAGGATGATTGAGAGACATTATTTCagagagaagctgctgaagagTTTTGACTTTGAGTTTGGATTCTGCATGCCCAGCAGCAAGAACACGTGCGAACATATCTATGAGTTCCCGCCTCTGTCCGAAGACAGCG TCAGAGAGATGATCTTGCACCCATACGAGACACAGTCGGACAGCTTCTACTTTGTGGACAATAAACTGGTGATGCACAACAAGGCGGATTACTCGTACAACGGCGGCACGTAG
- the LOC137900056 gene encoding solute carrier family 13 member 2-like, with protein MALYWCTECMPLAVTGLLPIILFPMMGIMTAEEVSIQYMKDSNMLFLGGLFVAVAVENWNLHKRIALRVLLLVGVRPSLLLIGFMSLSAFLSMWISNTATTAMMLPISKAVLQQLKETDARSDAREFQAAGGDEDGTELEMRQTKQEVTEEKEPDTQHQIELRRHAREAEYERLNKGMSLSVCYSASIGGTATLTGTVPNLILKGQVDQLFPDNGGVVNFVSWFGFAFPNMVIMLVLTWIWIHIMFLGFNLKKSFGCGKKTDKDREVYTVIKEEYNKLGRMKFAEVAVLVIFILMVLLWFTRDPGFIDGWATLLFNQKGRFVSDGTVAVFIAILFFIIPSRLPKLKAPKTLLNWKVIQERIPWNIMLLLGGGYALAEASEVSGLSKWVGGMLSPLKNIPPFAITLVLSLLVATFTECSSNSATVTLFLPILASLATSIMIHPLYLMLPCTIAASLAFMLPVATPPNAIAFSFANLKVIDMVKAGFMLNIIGILATNLAINTWGYLIFDMGTYPQWADSLPNQP; from the exons ATGGCTCTGTACTGGTGTACGGAGTGTATGCCTTTGGCTGTGACTGGCCTTCTGCCGATCATCCTGTTCCCTATGATGGGCATCATGACGGCTGAAGAG GTCAGTATTCAATATATGAAAGACTCTAACATGCTGTTCTTGGGTGGACTGTTTGTGGCTGTCGCAGTGGAGAATTGGAATCTTCATAAGCGTATCGCTCTTAGAGTTCTACTGCTGGTTGGTGTTCGTCCATCCCT ATTATTGATTGGGTTCATGAGTCTGTCGGCCTTCCTGTCCATGTGGATCAGCAACACAGCCACCACAGCCATGATGCTGCCAATCTCTAaagctgtgctgcagcagctgaaagaAACAGATGCCCGATCGGATGCACGAGAGTTCCAGGCTGCAGGCGGGGATGAGGATGGAACTGAGCTTGAGATGAGACAaactaaacaggaagtgacagagGAGAAAGAGCCAGATACCCAGCATCAGATA GAACTGAGGAGACACGCGAGAGAGGCAGAGTACGAGCGCCTGAACAAAGGGATGAGTCTGAGTGTGTGCTACTCTGCTAGCATTGGAGGCACAGCTACACTCACTGGTACAGTCCCAAACCTCATCCTCAAGGGCCAGGTTGACCA GCTCTTCCCTGACAACGGCGGTGTGGTCAACTTTGTCAGCTGGTTCGGCTTTGCTTTCCCCAACATGGTGATCATGCTGGTTTTGACGTGGATCTGGATTCATATTATGTTCCTGGGCTTCAA CCTGAAGAAGTCATTTGGCTGCGGCAAGAAAACTGACAAAGATAGGGAAGTGTACACGGTGATCAAGGAGGAGTACAATAAACTGGGACGTATGAAATTTGCCGAGGTGGCGGTGCTTGTCATCTTCATCCTGATGGTGCTCCTGTGGTTCACCAGGGATCCAGGGTTCATAGACGGCTGGGCGACATTGCTCTTTAATCAGAAAGGGAG GTTTGTGTCAGACGGAACTGTTGCTGTATTTATTGCGATACTCTTCTTCATCATCCCATCTCGGCTGCCCAAGT TGAAGGCGCCCAAAACTCTGCTGAACTGGAAAGTGATTCAGGAGAGAATTCCCTGGAACATCATGTTGCTACTGGGAGGAGGATATGCCCTGGCTGAAGCGAGTGAG GTGTCCGGTCTGTCAAAGTGGGTGGGAGGGATGCTGTCGCCTCTTAAGAACATCCCCCCGTTTGCCATCACATTAGTTCTTTCCTTGCTGGTGGCAACATTCACAGAGTGCTCCAGCAATTCAGCGACCGTCACCTTGTTCCTACCCATCTTGGCATCTTTG GCCACATCTATTATGATTCACCCGCTGTATTTGATGCTGCCCTGCACCATCGCTGCCTCTCTCGCCTTCATGTTGCCTGTGGCCACACCACCCAATGCCATCGCTTTCTCATTTGCAAACCTCAAAGTCATTGACATG GTGAAAGCAGGCTTCATGCTGAACATCATTGGGATTCTGGCCACAAATCTCGCCATCAACACCTGGGGATACTTGATATTCGACATGGGCACCTACCCCCAATGGGCCGACTCTTTACCCAACCAACCATga
- the vtnb gene encoding vitronectin b translates to MKPATLLLGLVLLLDTTFAAEESCEGRCGSFNPLRRCQCDSVCVYYESCCGDFDTICPKKFARGDTFAEAEEVTEAGTPSYATTAVLTTTVMATTLTSPPASTTAEPTPSVEPDAAPCSGRPFDAFLQLKNGSIYAFRGEYFFELDDTSILPGYPKLIQDVWGVPGPIDAAFTRINCQGKSYIFKGDRYWRFDGDVMDEDYPRGISVGFDGIPDGVDAAFSLPAPNHLGKEKVYFFKGDKYYQYAFQHQPSHEECVQMTRSSPSLMFTRYTDLFCDQTWEELFTELFGDSVSSQYLGPRLTSRDWYGIRPPLDAAMVGRVYLSPKPTSPPPKRRNNRRRKPSKKRAQRAQRDRQSHYALLDDFWFNEDWFDFGDYSDERSPTQESKSIPVQNVYFFKRDKYYRVDLQTKRVDAVRPPYPRSIAKYWLGCKKEETPDISRAEKK, encoded by the exons ATGAAGCCAGCTACGCTTCTGCTGGGCCTTGTCCTCCTTCTGGATACCACGTTTGCTGCAGAAG AGTCCTGTGAAGGTCGCTGCGGCTCCTTCAATCCCCTGAGGAGATGTCAGTGCGACTCCGTGTGCGTGTACTACGAAAGCTGCTGTGGAGACTTTGACACCATATGTCCTAAAAAAT TTGCTCGTGGGGACACGTTTGCAGAGGCAGAAGAAGTCACAGAAGCAGGAACTCCTAGCTACGCAACTACAGCTGTCTTGACAACGACTGTCATGGCGACCACCCTCACCTCTCCTCCGGCCTCCACCACAGCAGAGCCAACGCCATCTGTGGAGCCTGATGCAGCGCCCTGCAGTGGTCGGCCATTTGATGCTTTTCTGCAGCTGAAAAATGGGTCGATCTACGCATTTAGAG GTGAATATTTCTTTGAGTTGGATGACACGTCCATACTTCCTGGTTACCCCAAACTCATCCAGGATGTGTGGGGAGTCCCTGGGCCCATTGATGCTGCATTTACACGCATCAACTGTCAGGGAAAATCCTACATCTTTAAG GGGGACAGGTACTGGAGGTTTGATGGCGATGTCATGGATGAAGACTATCCACGTGGCATTTCAGTTGGATTTGATGGCATACCAGACGGTGTCGATGCCGCGTTTTCCCTGCCAGCCCCAAACCACCTGGGCAAAGAGAAAGTCTACTTTTTCAAAG GGGATAAGTACTATCAGTATGCGTTCCAACACCAGCCTTCACATGAGGAGTGTGTCCAGATGACCAGGTCCTCCCCGTCTCTGATGTTCACCAGATACACTGACCTCTTCTGCGATCAGACATGGGAGGAACTTTTCACAGAGCTTTTTGGAGACTCTG tcagcagtcagtacCTAGGCCCTCGCCTGACCAGTAGGGACTGGTATGGCATCAGGCCCCCGCTAGACGCTGCCATGGTGGGCCGGGTATACCTCAGTCCAAAGCCGACGTCTCCTCCTCCAAAAAGGCGGAACAATCGGAGGAGGAAGCCCAGCAAGAAGCGAGCCCAGCGAGCCCAGCGAGACAGGCAGAGTCACTACGCCTTGCTTGATGATTTCTGGTTTAACGAAGATTGGTTTGACTTTGGTGACTACAGCGACGAAAGGAGCCCAACGCAGGAGTCTAAAAGCATTCCTGTTCAGAATGTGTACTTTTTCAAGAGAG ACAAATACTACAGAGTGGACTTGCAGACAAAACGTGTGGACGCTGTCAGGCCGCCTTACCCACGATCCATTGCAAAATACTGGCTTGGCTGCAAGAAGGAAGAAACCCCTGATATATCGAGGGCGGAGAAAAAATAG